The following coding sequences lie in one Bacteroides helcogenes P 36-108 genomic window:
- a CDS encoding lactonase family protein yields MKALLYCMLGLSVAACTPRKAVNKTSDELAMLVGTYTNGTSKGIYTFRFNQETGTAIPLSTMELPNPSYLIPSEDGKFVYAVSEMNDSTAALSSFAFDKSTGILRLLNTEPTLGADPCYVATNGKEALTANYSGGSMSVFPLRKDGTLGPVDTLFIGSATGTDTIRQITAHIHCTVFSPDGKYIFATDFSADRILRFVLHPKDIIPHLSAETTDIAPGSGPRHLTFSPNGKYAYLITELSGKVIAFSYDNGKLEQIQTITADTIAARGSADIHLSPDGKYLYASNRLREDGIAIFAVSPDNGTLAKAGYQPTGIHPRHFNITPNGKYLLAACRDSNTIQIYERNATTGLLKDTHRNITVDKPVCIQFVQ; encoded by the coding sequence ATGAAAGCACTTCTCTATTGTATGCTTGGCCTAAGCGTAGCCGCCTGCACACCCCGAAAGGCAGTAAACAAAACCTCGGATGAACTCGCCATGCTGGTGGGTACTTATACCAACGGAACAAGCAAGGGAATCTATACCTTCCGCTTTAATCAGGAGACGGGTACAGCCATTCCTCTCAGTACTATGGAATTACCCAATCCCTCATACCTCATCCCATCCGAAGACGGGAAATTTGTATATGCTGTCAGCGAAATGAATGACAGCACGGCCGCCCTCAGTTCCTTCGCATTTGATAAATCAACAGGTATCCTGCGCCTGCTGAATACCGAACCTACCCTCGGCGCCGACCCCTGCTATGTGGCCACCAACGGGAAAGAAGCACTAACCGCCAATTATAGTGGCGGAAGCATGTCTGTCTTCCCTCTTCGCAAGGACGGTACTTTAGGACCTGTGGATACTCTGTTTATAGGCAGTGCCACCGGAACCGACACCATACGGCAGATTACAGCCCATATCCACTGCACCGTTTTCTCACCGGACGGAAAGTACATATTTGCCACAGACTTTAGTGCCGACCGCATTTTGCGTTTCGTCTTGCATCCTAAAGATATCATCCCCCATCTTTCAGCCGAAACCACAGACATTGCTCCAGGTTCCGGACCGCGCCACTTGACATTCAGTCCCAACGGAAAGTATGCTTACCTTATTACCGAATTATCAGGAAAAGTCATCGCTTTCAGCTATGACAATGGCAAACTGGAACAGATACAGACTATTACCGCCGACACCATAGCTGCCCGTGGCAGTGCCGATATCCATCTTAGCCCGGATGGAAAGTACCTCTATGCCAGCAATCGTCTCCGGGAAGACGGTATCGCCATCTTTGCCGTCAGTCCGGATAATGGCACTCTGGCCAAAGCAGGCTACCAGCCGACAGGTATCCATCCGCGCCACTTCAATATTACCCCGAACGGCAAATACCTGCTTGCCGCATGCCGTGACAGCAATACCATCCAAATATATGAACGCAACGCAACAACAGGATTGTTGAAAGATACCCATCGGAATATCACAGTTGACAAACCTGTCTGCATACAGTTTGTACAATAA